One Diospyros lotus cultivar Yz01 chromosome 1, ASM1463336v1, whole genome shotgun sequence genomic window carries:
- the LOC127796723 gene encoding zinc finger A20 and AN1 domain-containing stress-associated protein 5-like — MAQQRDKEETELKVPEALRCPAAIPAPPKTAGADDKACTTRSPEASDPPADQAICTDESRSSSACLPYLSPRPRRMERVVNRCAGCRRRVGLTGFRCRCGELFCSEHRYSDRHDCSFDYKAAGRETIARENPVVRPAKILKV; from the coding sequence ATGGCTCAGCAGCGAGACAAGGAAGAGACGGAGCTCAAGGTCCCGGAGGCCCTGAGATGCCCGGCAGCCATCCCCGCGCCGCCGAAGACCGCCGGCGCCGACGACAAGGCCTGCACGACAAGATCGCCGGAGGCCTCAGATCCGCCGGCGGATCAGGCGATTTGCACGGACGAGTCGCGATCTAGCTCGGCTTGCTTGCCGTATCTGAGTCCTCGGCCTCGCCGGATGGAGCGGGTGGTGAATCGGTGCGCCGGTTGCCGCAGAAGGGTCGGGCTGACCGGGTTTCGGTGCCGCTGTGGCGAGCTGTTCTGCTCGGAGCACAGATACTCCGATCGCCACGATTGCAGTTTCGATTACAAGGCTGCTGGTCGGGAGACGATCGCGCGCGAAAATCCGGTGGTTAGGCCGGCAAAAATTCTCAAAGTTTGA